Proteins encoded within one genomic window of Diorhabda sublineata isolate icDioSubl1.1 chromosome 1, icDioSubl1.1, whole genome shotgun sequence:
- the LOC130440534 gene encoding alkaline phosphatase-like: protein MICFQNVALYLFTTFFISNTVTSISINEDQSYWRTNGHDTLMEALNTKTVVGVAKNVILFLADGMGMTTMTSSRIYGKTEKGFLAWEKLDNIGILKVYSANKLVPDSCSTATALFCGVKANHKTSGVDASVDVDDCEASLKPESNLKSIIDWGQEAGKSTGFVTTTRVTHATPSALYAHTPNRNWECESRIPASSAKCKDIARQLVEDSPGKNIQVIMGGGRQCLQSSVQNTIADPIDTWSCYSKDGRDLIGKWIDHKQSQNYSYQVLNNNEELNNLDLSKEYTLGIFANGHLKYDYERDKGPRGMPSLSNMTEKAIQLLRKNQNGFILMVEGGMIDQAHHRGHARKALGEVIGLSDAVEKALELTDPMETLIIITSDHSHSMLLTGYPNRTQGVLSFTKSEMDDLPFTSLVYGTGGPNNYQFMVDNGTITRENPSKNNTADWEYSQQALVYTDEVTHSGADVLVFARGPMAHLINSVHEQTYIAYVIAYASKIGPYAQNAAAEINLYSNMYMLTALLYMLLN from the exons ATGATCTGTTTTCAAAACGTCGCGTTGTATCTGTTCACtacattttttatctctaataCAGTGACGTCGATTAGTATAAATGAAG atCAATCTTATTGGAGAACAAATGGACACGATACATTAATGGAagcattaaacacaaaaacagTGGTAGGTGttgcaaaaaatgttattttatttcttgCCGACGGAATGGGTATGACAACCATGACCAGCTCGAGGATATatggaaaaactgaaaaaggaTTCTTAGCGTGGGAAAAACTTGATAATATTGGCATACTGAAG GTCTATTCTGCAAATAAACTAGTACCGGATTCCTGTAGTACTGCAACAGCGCTTTTTTGTGGAGTGAAAGCGAATCATAAAACTTCCGGTGTAGATGCGTCTGTAGATGTTGATGATTGTGAAGCATCATTAAAACCAGAATCCAATTTGAAGAGTATAATCGACTGGGGACAAGAAGCTGGAAAATCTACAg GTTTTGTAACCACTACGAGAGTAACACATGCAACGCCAAGTGCATTATACGCACATACTCCCAATAGGAACTGGGAATGTGAAAGTAGAATACCTGCTTCTAGTGCTAAATGTAAAGATATTGCCAGACAACTTGTAGAAGATTCTCCTGGAAAGAATATACAG GTAATTATGGGAGGTGGTAGACAATGCCTTCAATCGTCTGTACAAAATACAATAGCAGATCCCATTGATACGTGGTCTTGTTATAGCAAAGATGGCAGAGATTTAATAGGAAAGTGGATAGATCATAAACAGTCACAAAACTATTCCTatcaagttttaaataataatgaagaacTAAATAATTTGGATCTGAGCAAGGAATACACTTTAg gaATTTTTGCGAATGgtcatttgaaatatgattaCGAAAGAGACAAAGGACCTAGAGGAATGCCATCTTTATCCAATATGACAGAGAAAGCAATCCAGCTCCTACGTAAAAATCAGAATGGATTCATTCTAATG GTAGAAGGGGGCATGATTGACCAAGCTCATCATCGCGGCCATGCACGGAAAGCTTTAGGAGAAGTTATTGGCTTAAGTGATGCGGTCGAAAAAGCTTTGGAATTGACTGACCCTATGGAAACTCTAATTATTATAACAAGCGATCATTCTCATTCGATGTTGCTTACTGGTTATCCTAACAGGACTCAAGGTGTTCTTT CGTTTACAAAATCTGAGATGGATGATTTACCGTTTACTTCTTTGGTTTATGGAACGGGAGGTCCTAATAATTATCAGTTTATGGTAGACAACGGAACCATAACTAGGGAAAATCCTTCCAAAAATAACACAGCAGATTGGGAATATTCCCAACAAGCTTTGGTATATACAGATGAGGTAACGCATAGTGGAGCTGATGTATTGGTTTTTGCTAGAG GTCCTATGGCGCATCTAATCAATTCTGTACATGAACAAACTTACATAGCATATGTTATAGCATATGCTAGTAAAATTGGACCATATGCTCAAAATGCAGCAGCAGAAATTAATCTTTATTCAAATATGTATATGTTAACAGCTCTTTTATATATGTTACTTAactaa